The nucleotide sequence GCTCAGTCAGTCTGAGGAAGGCTGTCCTCAGGCCCCACGGTGCAGGGAGCTCCCTCCGAGCTCAGTGGCTGGATAAGGGCTGACGCCCAGGCTGCGTCCTCGCCGCCTCTGTCCTGCTGCCTCCTGCTCCAGAACCCTCTCTCCACCTCAGGACTCCTGTTCAGGCAGGGTCTGGTCTGGGTAACAGCCACGGGCCTGCTGCTGCCTCTTGGGGAAGGTCCGGTCTGGGGTGATAGCCATGGGCCTGCTGCAGCCTTCTCGGTGAGGGTCTGGGCGTTTGTGCCAGGTTCGAATTTGGAGAAGCTTTGACTGAACCTTTGGCAGGTCCTGTGCTCACTTGGCTTTGTAGCTAAGTCAGGGTACCCAGCGTGACCCCAGGTTGGTCACTTGCTGGGAGGAATCCGTGGGTCCTTGGATTCATAATCACGGTTGACTGCCAGGCCAGGACACGGGAGAATCATGGGGAGCAGGTGCTTGGGCTGGGAAGGTGGCCACAGCCTCCAGAGCTCTCTGCCCACTGAGTCTGGGTCGCAGCTTCTTCCTGGCAGCCAGTTGGGGGACACTCAGGAGTGTCATCGACTAGGACAGGGTTTCCCCTGGGGCTGGTCACATGGCAGTCTTTAACCAGCATGGGTCACAACCCCTGCCTCCCAGGAGGAAATATCATCTACTCAGATGACTGAGGCATGCGGGGCCTCTCCCTGAATCCCAGGTCCTGGGGCGGCCGAGGGCCCCAGCTGACCTTTCTGAGGATGAGTGCTGGTGAGTCAGGCCCTCACCCTGCTGGGTACCCCCATCCTCTCCCCACTGCATCTCCCCTGCTCTCGCCCAGCCTGGTTCCCTGGGCCCAGCAAGCTGTCCAGGACCTGGGTGGAGGGGTCTGCGTGGCTCCTGCAGCTCACTGTGTGGTGTGAGAGGTTGGCAGGGATCAGTACCAAATTAAGATAGGAGTTTACACCCTGAGACTGGGCCATGGGCCTCCCAGTTGGCTGAGGAAGGTTGGGTTACAGCCAGAGCCACCGTTTGCTGCCTGTCCCTGGGTGGTCAGTGGTCCCGGAAAGTGGGGACCAGATGTGCAGGGAAGAGGAGATAGCTGCTGGCCGGGCCCTGCCTGGGCTCACCTCCTCCTCGTATCCAGGATTCAACTCTACCACGAACGTTGTCGTGCTGGCTGGAACCAACCGCCCTGACGTCCTTGACCCAGCTCTGATGCGGCCGGGCCGCTTCGACCGTCAGATTTACATTGGTGAGTGTGCTGAGGGTTGAAAGTTTGGTTCGATCATTAGCTATGTATTTGGAGGAGGTTTTGAGGTGCCCTAAAGCAGCTAACCCCACTTGTGAAACAGTGGAGGTGCAGGACTGGGCCCCACTTCAGGATGAACAGGTGTGGCTGGGATGCGGAAAAGGTCATAGCAGTCCATGCAGCTGAGAGTGAGGTGACAGTGTTGGGtccttcagcttttcttttttgtgcacTGTTTACGAGAGAAGCATTCACCCTGGCCTTTCCCACTTGTGAGCAGGTCCTAGAAATTTAGGACCTCATTCCTGCCCAGGTCCCCTGCTGCCAGAGCAGCCATCCTGGGGATTGAGTTGTGCGGACTAGAGGCCCCACAGTGAGGAAGGGAGAGCTGAATGGATGTGACCTGTGGGTTGTTTCTGCCACCGGGAGCTCTGGCCCTGGTCGGGTAGTCGAGTGTGCAGTGCAGACAAACAGGAGAGGGTCCTCCTGGCCCTGGTGAAGCGGCTGAAGGTGACCCTGCCCTGGCCACctgtacctctctctctctcagggccCCCGGACATCAAAGGCAGGTCGTCTATCTTCAGGGTCCACCTGCGTCCACTCAAGTTGGACGAGAGCCTCAGCAAGGATGCTCTGGCAAGGAAGCTTGCGGCCCTCACTCCAGGCTTCACAGGTGAGTGATGGAGGCCAGGCGGCTGCCCTGGGGCTGGCTGCATCATCAGCAGGTGGTGTCTGGTTGTGCCATTTGGTCCTGAAACTGCGCCCTTGTCTTTAGGACTGTGAATCCGGTGGGCACACCCGAGGCCCCAAAACTGGCTTTTGTCGGCTTTCACTGTGCCCCCACCCACCGCCCCACCGCCCCGGGAACGTAATGTGGTGACAAGGCCCCATCCTCTTGGTATGCTGCTTAGGGAAGAAGTCCTGCTCCACCCTTGCCACACTGCGTAAGAGATCTGAGTCTGCACATCCAGGAAGTGGGATAAAGTACGAGACGCCCACACTGAGACAGCATCATCTGTGTTGGTCAGATGTAGGGAGAGGCCTTGAGACCAGCAAGACCACAGGGTAGCAGCTGACTTCTTTTGGAAATGGAGCCCAGGAGGCAGTGGGTCAGGCAGAACTATTCTTCTGTagtaaaggagaaattaaggcATCTTGTATAAAGGACAGGTGTGTAAAACCATAATCACATATCTGTGTTAATGGGCACACAGTGTAGAAAGATGTAACCTGTGAAGGTGAGAGGGGCTGCATAGGAGCAGAACCTTTGTACATTGTGAAGCTGGATCCTCAGGAGCTGCCAGGAGCTACCTGGAGCTGCCAGGGTATAGAAGAGCCACACAGCCTGTAAGAACAAAGTGGCAGACACTTCCCCAACGTGGAGCTTCTGAGGGTGGGCGCGGACCATCAGGATAAAAGTGAGAGGCCAGGTGTGTGCCTGTGCATCTCGGTCAGTTGTTTTGTCAAGGGTGTGAAGACCATCCAGCGCAGAAAGAATAGTCTGTTTGACCAGGTATTCACAAGCAAAAGGATGAAACTGGACGTTAGACCACATGTAGCAGTCAACTCGGAGTGGATAAGAGACCTGAGCAGTGGGGCGAGAACTGTAAAATGTCTTAAAatcttggatttggcaatgatttcttaaagCACAGACTGCAagtgagaaaacaaaatagaatttttcaaaactgaaatcTTTTGTACATGGAGAGACATTATTGATGTGATGAAAAGAGCctacagaaaggaagagaatgttTGGAAATTATGCACCTGGTAGGGTCTAGAATCCACAATATATACagaacccaatttaaaaatgggaaaagggtttgaatagacatttctccaaagtatATAGATGGCCAGAAACCATGTGAGAAGGTGGTCATGGTATTAGTTATTAGGGAAACGCGTATCAAAAGCACAGTTTGACACCACCTCACGCCCACCAGGGTGGCCGTAAAAGATGGAGGGTTGGCAGGGATGAAGGGAAACAAGCACGCTCATATGTTGCTGGTGGGGATGTGAAGTAGTGTGGCTGTGGAAGTCGGCCTGGCACTTCTAGAAGTAAATACAGTTAGCATATGACCCCCAGTTCCACTCCTACataagagaattgaaaacatttGTCTGCATAAAGGCTTGCACAtggatgttcacagcagcattactcataatAGCTAAACAGTGGAGACCACCCCAGTGTCCAGCAGCGTGTCACCAGTAGATGCGTGTACTGTGGGCGGAACCTGCAGATAGAGCTGGCCGTGTTACATGAGTGACTCGAGCATCTGTGCAATCTGGTGTCTCCTGTGGCTGCCTCAGGGCAGATGGAACCTTATTCAGccgtgaaaaggaatgaaataccaGGACACGCTCCTGACAGTGGATGAATGGAAAAACACTGTGTCGTGTGAAAGgagcacacacaaaacacacaccatATACTGTGTGGTTGCACTTATGTGAGACTTCCGGGATGGGCATGTCTAAAGACGTAGATGGCAGAGTCATGTTCGGCTAAGCCTGGGTACAGGATCTAGCCCCAGACAGCACCTTCATGTTGGGGATGTCTGAGATGAGATGACAGCAGTCGTCACACATCTTGATGAAATTACTGAAAGTCTTTGacatgtacacatttttaaatggatagATTTTATGTTAAATGAATCACATCTCAGGAAATCACTGAGCCAGAAAATTGGCTGAAAGCAGCAGTGACTGACAGAGCAGGTCCTGTTTCCTTCACGCCCTTGACCTGTTTTAGCTCTGGCTCCAGTACTGCAGAGTCCCTGTGACAGCCTGCCCTGGGCCCCTGATGGACGATTTCTTCTCCGGGTCAGGTGCTGATATTTCTAATGTTTGCAATGAAGCCGCCCTGATCGCCGCTCGCCACCTAAACCCCTCTGTCGGGGAGAAGCACTTCGAGCAGGCCATCGAGAGGGTCATTGGAGGTAAGTTGGGCCACCGTGGGTGAGTTTCCACCCTGGGGCCCCAGGCTCACTTCAGGGTACTCCACCTGGGCAGCTCTCCAGACCCAGATCTGGGACGTGGGACCTGCCAGCAGCTCTCCTGCTCTTCCTGGAGCAACATTCAGAATCTCAGAGAATTGTAACCTCCAGGGTGCTGAGTCAGACCTCGGTCCGGGTGCCCACTGTGCCCTAGAGGACGGCCTGCTGGGTGCTTCCCTGGGAAGTTTGCCGGGGTCCCCAGTGCTCCCAGTGGCCAGCGTACCCAGAGAGGGTGCAGGCTTCAGCATGAGGGGTCAAGGTCTCGGAGTGCCATCCTGGGGACAGAGGTCAGGGAGGCATCCGTGTGGCCAGCAGCCATCCATGACCCCACCTCACAGCTGTGAGCACCAGCCTGTCTAGATGGCAGGTAGCCAGAGTTGCTTCGTCTACTTCACTTTGTATTGAGGTGTGACACGTACGCAGGCATGTAGTGTCAGGAGCCCAAGGCACTTGCCACGGCTGTTTGGGGCTGTCATGGGCCATGCTGAGCTGAGCTGCCGTGAAACTGACTCACACTAGTTGTGCCTCTCCGTGCCCTGTTCTCTGCCTGTGACTGGGTGTACAGGGTGTAGAGAACGCTCCTGTCTCCCTGCTTTGGCTTCactaccagttgagccacagagTAGCTAACACTGCTGCCTAAGAACAGGTCTCCCTGAGCATATGTTGCTTGCACAGGAAGTGGAATGGGGTGCGGGATGTCTGCAGAGCAGAAGGCAGCTTAGCGTCTGGTTTGCAGGGACAGACCCCTGTGGGCCTGAGCAGTGTGTGTGGAGCTGACAGGCTGCAGGTCTGCTCTGATCAGCCCCCTGAACCCTGGAGTGGGGGCTTGGTTCCCACCACTTCGCTGGCGTTCCTCCTGTGCCTCTCACCAGGAGTGTGACTTGCAGGCCTTGAGAAGAAGACACAGGTCCTGCAGCCTGGCGAGAAGATGACAGTGGCCTACCACGAGGCTGGCCATGCGGTGGTGGGCTGGTTCCTGGAACACGCAGACCCCCTGCTCAAGGTCAGTCCAGCCCCTTACACATCTCCTGTGGGTCCAGGGCCTGCTCCCACCCCGAGGGCCATGTGTGCACAGTGTGTTGCGGGTGTCAGCCCTTTGGCTTTTGAAGAGATGGAACCATCTAGAATGTGACCTtgaagggtgggtgggagggcaggggcGGGGTGCTGGTTCCAGGAGGGGTCTGGATCTGGACACCTGACACCTGGAAGTTCCTGGTTGAACTCACCTCACTGCAAGCTTCTCCCCGAAGGCAGGCCCCTCCACAGCTTCCTGGGGACTGCGGGACAGAGGGTGTTTTTGAGTTCACCCTCAAGGTGACCCCCTGTGTGTGCTGGGGCCCAgggtctcctctcctcccacactTATGGAGATGGGTGGTGGTCAGGGGCCCTGGGGATGACAGGGCGCCCTGCTGTGTCTGACAGGTGTCCATCGTCCCCCGGGGCAAGGGGCTCGGCTATGCCCAGTGTCTGCCCAGGGAGCAGTACCTGTACACACGGGAGCAGCTCTTTGACCGCATGTGTGCCATGCTGGGCGGCCGCGTGGCTGAGCAGCTGTTCTTCGGGCGGGTCACCACGGGGGCCCAGGATGACCTGAGGAAGGTCACCCAGAGCGCCTATGCCCAGGTAGAGCGGCagccttggggggtggggggcagggggctctgCACCGGGCTGACCCCGGCACTCGCCTCCTGCAGATTGTGCAGTTCGGGATGAGCGAGAAGCTGGGCCAGGTGTCCTTCGATCTCCCGCGGCCAGGTGAGGCGCTGGTGGAGAAACCGTTCAGCGAGGCCACGGCCCAGCTCATAGACGAGGAGGTGCGGCGGCTCATTGGTTCTGCGCATGCGCGCACCCTGGACCTGCTCACGCGCTGCCGCGAGCAGGTGGACAAGGCAAGTGGGTGGCCGGACCCCGGGCGCGGGCGGGGCTCTGCAGGCCAGGCGGCCGGCTGACAGCTGCTGGGTGTGCAGGTGGGCAGGCGGCTGCTGGAGAAGGAGGTGCTGGAGCGGGCGGACATGGTGGAGCTGCTCGGGCCGCGGCCGTTCGCCGAGAAGGTCACCTACGAGGAGCTCGTGGAGGGCACCGGcggcctggaggaggacacggcccTTCCCGAGGGTCTGCAGGGCTGGCGTGGGGGGCCCACTGCAGGAGAGCCCAGCCTAGCACCTCCGCCTGGAGAGCAGCCTCTGGGACCCCAGGAAGCAAATTAAAGCACATATAACctgaagcaatggcaccccactccagtactcttgcctggaaaatcccacggacggaggagcctggtgggctgcagtccatggggtcgctgagagtcggacacgactgagcgacttcactttcacttttcactttcacacattggagaaggaaatggcaagccactccagtgttcttgcctggagaatcccagggacgggggagcctggtgggctgccgtctatggggtcgcatagagtcggacacgactgaagtgacttagcagcagcagcagcaacccgcAAACAGCTTTCTTCCAATCAGGGTCCTTGAAGACCATGGGCTTCCTGCTCCTTGCAGGCACCCTTCCACTGAGGGGAGCTGGGACCTGGTCACTGCAAGTGCCCTCACCTGCCTCAGGGAGAGAAGGCCCAGTTCAGAAGCCCTCACAGGTCGTGAGGTTCAGCAGAAGTGTGTAAGCCCAGAATCTAGGGAATGGCAGTTTGGGTAGTGGAAAGCTAGCTGGTCCTCACGGATGGAGCTCAGCACTCCCACAGCCTTAtggccggggtggggggcggcttAGGGGTCTGAACCTGACGgggaggggttgccattttctcaggGTGGGGCTTTGTTGCTGGCATGTCTCTGGGAAGCTGTTCCTGGTGGCCTGGTTTTGTTAGAATCCAGAAGGTGACTCTGGACAGGACAGCCCCTGGGGGTGCAGCTAAGCTCTTGGGCTGAGGCTGGCAGTTGTCTGGTTGGACCTGGAGCGAGACTAGGGCCCGGTCCCAGGGAGCTGGGGTTAGTGGAAATGGCCCCACAGGTCCCCAGCACACAGCCAGGGGGCTGGAGTCTTCAGAGTCATGATGGTAGCAGCAGTTCCTGCCTTGAAGGGATGGGGGGACAGGCATTCTGGGCTGACAGTGAGTGAAGGGGTGCCACCCCATGTTCCCCCCTGTTGCCAGCCCAGCCCACACACAGGGCCTTGGGGATGAAATTTTCCACATCGTTTGGTATGTTTGCCTCAAAAATAGAATTTCCAACTTGGGACAAACACTTTCAACTTTGCTCTTTGTAGAACATGTATTGTTGATATTCTTGTCTCTGGGGCTTGCCCTGTATTGCAGCCTCCACCATTTAGCCTCTGTGCTGAACTGCTGGGGACCCTGCAGGGGCCTGTTCTGGGACCTTCTGATGGAGGTAGGATGCTCCCTCATCTCAGGAAAGCCCTATGTTGTCccaagcctggggtgctgccccTCCCCAGGTCCAGGGCACACCCCTGGTGATAGCGCCCCTATGTGTGGGCCCTGTCCCCTCACCCCCTCCTGTCTCCTCAACTCCCTTCATCTGGCTGAGCACCTGGGCTGAGGCCTGGCTGAGAGTGTCTGCTCAGGGAGGTTCCACCCTGTGGGAGGAATTGCCTGCTCTCTTCTTACTCTTCTACTCACAGACTGGCCCTTCCTGCTGGCTGCCTCCCCAGATcctgccctgggctgggaggagtcTTTTGGGGCTGCCTCTTCCAGCCTGGGCTTGTGGGGACAGAGCCAAATGCTAGCCCCCCATGTGTCACAGTGGAGCCCCCAGAGGCTTCAGCTGGGGGAAGACCAGAGCACAGAGCTCCTGGAGGTTCCTAGAGcagccagccccctgcccctgcccagccctcACCCCTGAGCTCTAGTGTCAGCTGGAAAGGAAGACACTGGTCCGCGAGACTGAGGACAGGGTGATGTTTTAATTGCGCTTTTTCGAAACGAGGTCACGGAAGCTGCAGCAGGAAGCATGAGGGCTGGAGGGGAGACCCTGGGGTGGGCGAGGTGCGGCTGCCCTCATGGGGTCCCTTTTCCGTTAGACTCTTGGTTGTGTCTGGAAATCACCCCCGTGCAGCTGTCCTTCATGTGCAGGAGTGTTGCCCCAGTGCTGGTGCAGAGGTGACTGTTTCCTGGCAGGGTGTGCCCAGGGCttccacagaggagccttttttccttccccagaaaTGTCTCAGTGAAGAAGGGGTCAGGACAGGTGGCCTTGGGGACAGAAAGCAGACTAGACTTGCTGTCATACTGGAAGCTGGCCCTGTCCTCAGCACATAAGCAGCATTGGGAGCAGTCAAGCCTGGCATCCCTGAATTGGGGTTCAGGGGGTGTGCCCAGGTGCCCTCATGTCCCCACCCCCTCAGACTGCTGCACCCCAGACTGGGATGCTAGCCAGGGACACAGacctacatgtgtgtgtgcctgtgtgtgcatgtgtgcctggtgggctgtggggaTTGGGCAAGCTCTGCCTGCCCTGCTGTCTGAGGCCATCTTGATGGACTTGGCATTCTGCGCTTAGGAAGGTGGGTCTggctgatggggagggaggaggactaGCAAGTTGTTGGGAGTGTCTGGTGCTGACAGTGTTCCAGGGCAGCAGCAGGGAGCAGCGGGGAATCAGAGGTGATCTGGGGGACTCACTCCCCTATCCACTCCCTGGCTGGACAGCAGACTCCTGTGAGCTGGAGTTGGGCATGGCGGTTCATCCCCTTTCACCGGCAGATCCCCACTCACCCTGGCCCCACCCAGGATTCTGGTGGCAGATGATAACACCGTTCCTGCAGACAAGTCTCCTCTCATCCCTGGGCCTTGTCCCTGATCCAGGGACCAGGAAGGAGCTGATATAAGGCCACTGGGCTGTGCTTATGCTGAAGTGCCTTGAGACCCCAGCCCAGAGCCGCAGTGGGGAGGGCGGGCAGTGTCCACGTGGCCACGGCTGTCTGGATCTGCCCCATCTCGGCCCCGGGCCAGCTGGCCTAGTCCTCCTTGGGCCTCTCCACAGTAAGAATCGTGTCCACAATGGCAGGCTGTCGCTCAGGGTCACCAAAGGGCTGCTTCTCACGGTTCTGCTCCGCCCTAGTGCGCGTCCAGGAGGGTGAGCGGAGACAGCCAGCTCGGGGCAGCGGGTGCAGGCCTGGTGGGAACGTGGGCTGGGTCAGTGTGGCGGACCAGTCACTCCTGCACCTACTGCCTGGCCTGTTTGTGCCTCCAGCATGGTGTCCGGCCACACCTGGGGCCCCCTGGTGCCAGCAATGTGTGCATATGGGTCTGGGTGCAGCCT is from Bos indicus isolate NIAB-ARS_2022 breed Sahiwal x Tharparkar chromosome 18, NIAB-ARS_B.indTharparkar_mat_pri_1.0, whole genome shotgun sequence and encodes:
- the LOC109572547 gene encoding mitochondrial inner membrane m-AAA protease component AFG3L1-like isoform X2; translation: MLVLERTEGREEESGMTLPGGNECRRGRCPGTTRISAVWPCWGQVSLQDFSTSISEILGRKSLGSTSCSITWREVDRLEVVNKQFVRVIPAPGTSLEKYAWFSIGSVDTFERNLETAQWELGIEPPNQTAVVYTTESDGTFLRSLVPTLLLIGIFLYAMRRGPMGAGRGGRGGRLFGIGETIAKIIKDDIGVRFADVAGCEEAKLEIMEFVNFLKNPKQYQDLGAKIPKGALLTGPPGTGKTLLAKATAGEAGVPFITVNGSEFLEMFVGVGPARVRDMFALARKNAPCILFVDEIDAIGRKRGRGHFGGQSEQENTLNQLLVEMDGFNSTTNVVVLAGTNRPDVLDPALMRPGRFDRQIYIGPPDIKGRSSIFRVHLRPLKLDESLSKDALARKLAALTPGFTGADISNVCNEAALIAARHLNPSVGEKHFEQAIERVIGGLEKKTQVLQPGEKMTVAYHEAGHAVVGWFLEHADPLLKVSIVPRGKGLGYAQCLPREQYLYTREQLFDRMCAMLGGRVAEQLFFGRVTTGAQDDLRKVTQSAYAQIVQFGMSEKLGQVSFDLPRPGEALVEKPFSEATAQLIDEEVRRLIGSAHARTLDLLTRCREQVDKVGRRLLEKEVLERADMVELLGPRPFAEKVTYEELVEGTGGLEEDTALPEGLQGWRGGPTAGEPSLAPPPGEQPLGPQEAN